CAAAAGCAAGTAATTAAGCTATAAGACATTTTACTCTATCTAACATGCTTATTTCAATGGAAATTTAGAAGAACAAAAGTATAAACTAGCTGGCCAAAGCGGGCTGAGAGGACCTATCCCATTTGAGCTTATTTCATTTTGCAAAACCAAGGCCGTTTCACCATATCGCaatgtaaaggtttttgagtttatCGTGGCCCAAATATAGGCCGTATTGACCGCAAAATCATCCGTGCTGGTCATGAAATTCGTTTTGCGACCGTGAACTAAACCGTATCTTTGCACTATACTTGATATTTATATTGTGACAACTTAGTTGTAATATGTTATCATCTGCTGACCATCAGGGTTTCCTCTTGCAAACAGTACTTCTAGTTAATGCAAGAATGAACTTTATTGACTAGTAGTGGTTTTGCAAGGACTTTCTTTTGGTATGATTTAAGTGGACAAATTTCGTTTTTGTGTTTGTGTCTTTACACACTGATATAATTTAATTCTCaccatatttttgaaaatttagatcCACTCTTGGTTAAGGCTGCAAAATGACATCCTGTTAGTTGGCCTCCGGCTTGGATGAGGCGCCAAGCAGGAAGGTATATGGCTGTTTACAGAAAGCTTGCAGAGAAACACCCATCATTTAGAGAGAGATCAGAGACAACTGATCTCATTGTGGAAATTTCGTTGCAGCCTTGGAAAGCATTTCGTCCTGATGGGGTTATAATTTTTTCTGACATACTCACCCCTCTGCCTGCTTTTGGTGTTCCTTTTGATATAGAAGAAGTCAGGGGTCCTCTAATTCATTCTCCTATTCGCGATGAAGCTGCCTTGATAGCATTGCATGCAATTGACTTGGAGAAGCTTAATTTTGTAGGCGAATCTCTTGAAATTTTGCGCCATGAGGTAGGTCATTTTTGTAAATTGTTTTAATGGTTTGTGCTGTTACTGCTGTATGAGTTTTTCTGATTCTAAATCTATCCCTTCTCTTAGGTTGGAGATAAGGCTGCAGTTCTGGGTTTTGTGGGTGCACCTTGGACTATAGCTACCTATATAGTGGAAGGGGTACTACTCGCACATACACTGTGATAAAGAGTATGTGCCATACAGCACCTCATGTTCTCGAGGCACTTTTGTCACACCTAACCAAGGCAATCACTGAATACATAGTTTACCAAGTTAAGTCTGGAGCTCATTGTATTCAAATATTTGATTCATGGGGTGGACAACTCCCACCTCATATGTGGGAACGTTGGTCGAAACCATATATTAAACAGGCAAGTCTCATATTCAATTTTGCTATTGTGACCTGTTGATCATCATTTATTTGTCTGCTTTTGCTTCTACGAGCTTTTGCTAATTCTAAGGACACGGAATGTGCATCAGGATTTATAGAGGTTCTCTGTTAGGTGGTTGATTCTCTTTATCCATTTAGTCAGCTAATTTTAATGTAAAACCCTTCACTGCTCAGCGGATGATGGAAGCTGTCACTGCATAACTCCTCAGATGGAACAATTTCTTAAAATAGTTCTTCAAAGTGTCCAATCTTGTCGCTATAAGAAAATTGCTTTGTGTAACGGTAAGTGTGCATGATACATATTTCAACTTAGAAGCAGGATAACTGTTGGTCCTTGAAATCTTGCACATTAGTTACCTCATCCCTCTCTTTTTCTGTCAGTTACTTGATGCTTCCTCTGTTATTAATCTACTATGACCTCATTAAAGCGTTTTACTTTTCAAATAAACATTGTCCTGCTTATTTGTGGGCGGCATTTATATTATCAGGCAGATCAATTTAGTTTGACAAAGATAATCGATAGACAGAGGCCTGCTGCCCTTCTGTTTTTCCTTACTTTCCCTTATTGCGTAAAAGTTGTTTATAACTTCTTTTTACTTGGGTGATATGGGCATTTAAGCTAATTGTGGAGGAAGGGTGTGTTTGCATCGATAAATCTCAAAATGTTGCTGCTTATGAGGTTTGTTTCATTAAATAGCTATATGTAAATACTTGGATGCTTTTAGCAGTCCATGTGTAGTTGTGAGTTTTACAAGGTCCTTTTTGGTGCCATTGTTTCTAGAAAGATCTTGGTCAGATCTGATCTGGGTTGATCTTTTCACATGTATTGCTGTCTATAATACGCAGATTGTCGATGCTGTGAGGAAAAGATGCCCTGAAACACCACCCTTTCTCTACATCAACGGAAATGATGGCCTTCTTGAAAGAATGAAAGGAACGGGAGTTGATGTGATTGGGCTAGACTGGACAGTAGATATGGCTGATGGGAGGTCACGATTGGGACCAGAATTTAGTGTGCAGGGGAATGTTGACCCGGCTTATTTGTTTTCTCCCCTTCCGGCCTTGACAAATGAAATTTATAGGTTATCTCTTCAAACTATGCAACTGTATACTAGTATCTTTTAAGTTTCCTGAACGAGAAGGCGATtaaattggtttcttttgcagaGTTGTTAGATGTGCAGGGTCAAGAGGTCACATCTTAAATCTCGGACATGGTGTTCTCGTAGGAACACCAGAGGAAGCGGTTGCTCACTTCTTTGATGTTGCTTAAAGCTTCAACTTTAATGACTTTTTTCCATAAGTTACAGAAGAGCCTAAAGTATTAGTTCGAGATTAAGATTAATCAGACATAGTTGGACACGTGTGTGCTGCATCCTCTTTTATGGTTATGGGTTTCCGTCTTTTTTCCCTCCCCAAATCATAGTTGCTagaacgatgatgatgatgagttggACATTTGTGTTAGAAGCCACTTCTTTTATAGATTTGTATGTTAAATGTGGTGAATTTTTCAGGCGGCATATTCCAAAATCACCAAGTTTTGATCAATGTAAATGGTAACGCCCACGAAATGTATCGCGTTTGCTTTGTGCTTGTATCTTGTAAGTTGCTAGTCATTGTAAATCCATTGTAGTTGAAGCCTATTCTTGGCGTAGTGCTATGTCGTGGGATAATCGGATTATGTCTAAGCCAAAATCGTGAGCCTCCCCATCAACCTTTAAATTCTTGTTCTCCGTTCATCCTCTTTTTGGTCACTTGTGTACCACAGGCAGGGTTCCTGGTTTATGCCTCAACGAAGAGGGATGTGCTCTGATATGCTTATTTTCTGAGTCCTATATTAGTGGTTTATTGATACTTTCTTTGGTACTATTATCATTTATTTGGTTATTGGTATTAAACGGTGATAATGAAGTAGTGTAAAAGGAACACATTGAGATATACCCCAAATAGATGGGTCTTGCAAAGAAGAGAAGTGAGTGTCATACAACTCTCCTGGGTAAGCACTTGCAACTACAGCTAAAACCGAATAAGTTACATTAGAATAAATACGGATACTACGTCTCTGGCTACTCCtacttttcattatcatttttacCATTTAGTACCGACTATCAAACGAGCGGTTAGAGTTAGAAAGAATATATAATGTCAATGTGAATGAAGTAAgggtaatattaaaaataagatcATGATATTCTTAAAAGAGTGACGACATATAATATTCCCAATTGAGAATCAACCatagaaaattagaaaaatactctaatttgaatttgattgtcGCTTATCAGATTGTATTTCtttctgtttcatttttattaagatttatttatttcaatttctttaTGATTTATTGTATTCTTAGCTTACACGTTGaatataatttgaattttcatcaattttggaATAACCAACCTAATTGCATTCTATGAATGAAGTATTTTACTATCATGGTTCAACTCACAACTTAGATAGGGCAGGCCAACTCACCAACTATCCACCACCTAGTGTCACGCGTCATAcgatttaaaagttaaaatttatttttccattTAATAAGAGAATGGTTTACTGTTTTTCTTCTGTCATATTTTGATCTGATCATGACTTTCTATGAGTTGGGCATAtcaaatatgatgatgatgatataatttttaatttatgtgtttatatGATTTGAGTCGTCATTTAATGTAGAATATTTGACCTAACTATATTCTATGAGACATGTTAGCTGAGTATTGATTATGGTCatatcattaattattgattatggTCATGTAATAGCTAGTTGACTGCTCGCACGTCTTTAGGTTAATACAGTAGACGATGACACGTCTGCAAATTCTAGTCTTTCTCTGTGTCTATGTGCTAAGTGCTAACCATGTCCTATGTCACAAtctatacattattttttttttattatctgaACATGTGTAAGGTGTTTAATTGTATATATTTCTTAAATTAAAGGGCTTCAAATATGAgtttacattaatttattttatttttgatttatttaattaattaatttttagaataaacagtaaaatttattgtatatttttgCTCTGCCCGCATATGATAATATATCAGACTCTCCAAAATGAACTCGATAAATTCAAATTGAGTATGATTTACCTCGACCCAAAATATCCCgcaaataaaaatcatataaaatcatcaAGATATTTAAAATCTGATGTGATATCATACTTAAAATCCGTCCAAACATCCGAATGTACACCTTACCAACTATATATAGTAAGATCACAAATTTTTTGAGGAAAACCTGTCTCCTACCACTTGCATTCCCATTTCCCTTAAATTCTACTTGTTTCTTCCTTTTTgcttctaaaaaaaatatatcatattGACTTGAAAAGGGCACATACATATGAATAGGTCATCTTCATCATGTTTACCTTCATTATCTTCTCTTCATACTTTCATTGGTTTAGCTGTGATTTTATGTCTATATTTCACTTTACAAACTTCAATATCAATTCATGACAAATCTCTTCCATCTAATCATATCAAAACCGTTTTGCCTTTTTCGTATGAAACTCAATCTATAGACCAACCAAGTTCTTATTCCTTTGAAAACCAAAATATGCCTCAAGAAGCAACACTTCATTATGATCCTAAAATGGAAATTGAAACACAAAGTCTAGGAGGCTTAGCTCAAGACTTTGATATTACTTGGGGTGATCATAGAGGAAAGTTTCATGAAAATGGTGAGCTTCTTACCCTTTCTTTAGACAATTACTCGGGTTCAGGATTCCAATCTAAGAACGAGTATTTGTTTGCAAAGATTGATATTAATATTAAGCTCGTTGCTGATAATTCTGCTGGCACTGTTACCACTTTTTACATGTCTTCAAATGAAACGAACCATCATGATGAAATAGATTTCGAGTTTTTGGGTAACCAAAGTGGTAAGCCTTATacaatacatacaaatatatttaGTCAAG
This genomic stretch from Amaranthus tricolor cultivar Red isolate AtriRed21 chromosome 9, ASM2621246v1, whole genome shotgun sequence harbors:
- the LOC130823417 gene encoding xyloglucan endotransglucosylase protein 7-like; its protein translation is MSWTFVLEATSFIDLYVKCVASHCKSIVVEAYSWRSAMSWDNRIMSKPKSVPGLCLNEEGCALICLFSESYISGLLILSLCKRNTLRYTPNRWVLQRREVSVIQLSWVNTVDDDTSANSSLSLCLWHIHMNRSSSSCLPSLSSLHTFIGLAVILCLYFTLQTSISIHDKSLPSNHIKTVLPFSYETQSIDQPSSYSFENQNMPQEATLHYDPKMEIETQSLGGLAQDFDITWGDHRGKFHENGELLTLSLDNYSGSGFQSKNEYLFAKIDINIKLVADNSAGTVTTFYMSSNETNHHDEIDFEFLGNQSGKPYTIHTNIFSQGKGNREQQFYLWFDPREDFHTYSILWNPSRIIFFVDGIPIREFNNMEAFGIPFPNKQPMRVFSSLWNADDWATQGGRVHTDWSKAPFVASYRNFRASACVWSYGSSFCGPDSSFENAWLVEELDEKGLEKLRWVQDNYMTYNYCDDKKRFYKLGLPKECTIYEFKSRRYY
- the LOC130824340 gene encoding LOW QUALITY PROTEIN: uroporphyrinogen decarboxylase 1, chloroplastic-like (The sequence of the model RefSeq protein was modified relative to this genomic sequence to represent the inferred CDS: inserted 1 base in 1 codon), whose amino-acid sequence is MRRQAGRYMAVYRKLAEKHPSFRERSETTDLIVEISLQPWKAFRPDGVIIFSDILTPLPAFGVPFDIEEVRGPLIHSPIRDEAALIALHAIDLEKLNFVGESLEILRHEVGDKAAVLGFVGAPWTIATYIVEXGTTRTYTVIKSMCHTAPHVLEALLSHLTKAITEYIVYQVKSGAHCIQIFDSWGGQLPPHMWERWSKPYIKQIVDAVRKRCPETPPFLYINGNDGLLERMKGTGVDVIGLDWTVDMADGRSRLGPEFSVQGNVDPAYLFSPLPALTNEIYRVVRCAGSRGHILNLGHGVLVGTPEEAVAHFFDVA